In a genomic window of Helianthus annuus cultivar XRQ/B chromosome 10, HanXRQr2.0-SUNRISE, whole genome shotgun sequence:
- the LOC110883254 gene encoding 26S proteasome non-ATPase regulatory subunit 1 has translation MYGNLMRRVKLLSPLFEELKDSEQQLDDGDLKGLQALRVALNLALEVLKSVNDGSKIYQLIVPCKSISIGKLVNTEFTKNQFVNHDRCGQFGKPIFGAIVKCDINSFCNRNWCITDGKYQQAIGMSIECRRLDKLREAITKSANVHATLSYCTDVSHAFVNRRQYRREVLLLVKVYQDLASPNYLNIFQCLMLLHQPDGVASILEKLLRSEKKMMR, from the exons ATGTATGGGAATTTGATGAGGAGAGTGAAGCTTTTGAGCCCTTTGTTTGAGGAACTTAAAGATAGTGAACAACAGCTTGATGATGGTGATCTTAAAGGGTTACAGGCTTTGAGAGTTGCTTTGAATTTGGCTTTGGAGGTTCTAAAATCGGTCAACGATGGCAGTAAGATTTATCAG TTAATTGTTCCTTGTAAATCTATTTCTATCGGCAAGCTGGTTAATACGGAATTCACAAAAAATCAGTTTGTCAACCATGATAGATGTGGTCAATTCGGTAAACCTATTTTCGGGGCTATAGTGAAATGCGATATTAATAGTTTTTGTAATCGTAATTG GTGTATAACCGATGGAAAGTATCAACAAGCAATAGGAATGTCAATTGAATGCCGAAGGTTGGATAAACTTAGGGAAGCAATTACAAAGAGTGCTAATGTTCATGCAACTCTGTCATATTGCACGGATGTATCTCATGCTTTTGTGAATAGGAGACAATATCGCCGTGAG GTACTTCTTCTTGTCAAAGTATACCAAGATCTTGCATCCCCCAACTACTTAAACATTTTCCAGTGCCTTATGCTCCTCCATCAACCTGATGGTGTTGCAAGCATACTCGAGAAACTTTTAAGATCCGAAAAAAAGATGATGCGATGA